In Silene latifolia isolate original U9 population chromosome 3, ASM4854445v1, whole genome shotgun sequence, a single window of DNA contains:
- the LOC141648166 gene encoding inositol-tetrakisphosphate 1-kinase 3-like isoform X1 produces the protein MRLNGEIREIMEDDEELNSISNSVDSGFAQKVVVGYALTAKKKESFLQPKFEVIARKKGILLVPIDQNQPLSDQGPFDVVLHKLLGSEWSQILEDYRLKHPEVTVLDPPYAIQCVHNRQSMLEEVAALNLADSCGRVCVPKQLVVEKDSSSIPSKVAKAGLKLPLVAKPLYVDGTAKSHKLFLAYDNVSLSNLEPPLVLQEFVNHGGVMFKVYVVGDAIKVTRRFSLPDVCKRELSKNVGVFQFPRVSCAAANADEADLEPGVAELPPRPLLERLVGELRLRMGLQLFNIDMIREHGTQDMFYVIDINYFPGYGKVPDYEHIFTDFLVGLADRKARKQLCT, from the exons ATGAGGTTAAATGGAGAAATTAGGGAAATTATGGAAGACGATGAGGAATTGAATTCAATTTCTAATTCGGTTGATTCGGGTTTTGCCCAGAAAGTCGTAGTTGGGTATGCTTTGACGGCGAAAAAGAAAGAGAGTTTCTTGCAACCTAAATTTGAAGTTATTGCTAG GAAAAAGGGGATTTTACTTGTTCCAATTGATCAAAACCAGCCGCTCTCGGATCAGGGTCCTTTTGATGTTGTTTTGCACAAG CTGTTAGGAAGCGAATGGAGCCAGATTCTTGAG GATTACAGGCTGAAGCATCCTGAAGTGACAGTCCTCGATCCTCCTTATGCAATACAATGTGTACACAACCGACAGTCAATGCTTGAAGAGGTTGCTGCTTTAAACTTGGCTGATTCTTGTG GCAGAGTATGCGTGCCAAAACAGCTGGTTGTTGAAAAAGACTCCTCGTCAATTCCGAGTAAAGTTGCTAAAGCTGGATTAAAACTGCCCTTGG TTGCAAAGCCATTGTATGTAGATGGAACCGCAAAGTCACACAAATTATTCCTTGCTTATGATAATGTTTCATTATCTAATCTGGAACCTCCCTTGGTTCTTCAGGAATTTGTTAACCATG GCGGTGTCATGTTCAAGGTCTATGTTGTCGGTGACGCTATAAAAGTTACCCGTCGTTTCTCTCTACCTGATGTCTGCAAACGTGAACTATCGAAGAATGTTGGGGTTTTTCAGTTTCCAAGAGTTTCTTGTGCTGCAGCGAATGCTGATGAGGCAGATCTAGAGCCCGGTGTTGCTG AGCTTCCTCCGAGACCATTACTAGAGAGGCTGGTTGGGGAGCTTCGCCTGAGAATG GGCCTTCAGCTGTTTAACATTGACATGATCCGTGAGCATGGAACTCAAGATATGTTTTATGTGATCGACATCAACTACTTCCCGG GTTACGGAAAGGTGCCAGATTATGAACACATATTTACTGATTTTCTGGTGGGGCTTGCGGACCGGAAAGCTAGAAAGCAACTGTGTACATAA
- the LOC141648166 gene encoding inositol-tetrakisphosphate 1-kinase 3-like isoform X2, producing the protein MRLNGEIREIMEDDEELNSISNSVDSGFAQKVVVGYALTAKKKESFLQPKFEVIARKKGILLVPIDQNQPLSDQGPFDVVLHKLLGSEWSQILEDYRLKHPEVTVLDPPYAIQCVHNRQSMLEEVAALNLADSCGRVCVPKQLVVEKDSSSIPSKVAKAGLKLPLGGVMFKVYVVGDAIKVTRRFSLPDVCKRELSKNVGVFQFPRVSCAAANADEADLEPGVAELPPRPLLERLVGELRLRMGLQLFNIDMIREHGTQDMFYVIDINYFPGYGKVPDYEHIFTDFLVGLADRKARKQLCT; encoded by the exons ATGAGGTTAAATGGAGAAATTAGGGAAATTATGGAAGACGATGAGGAATTGAATTCAATTTCTAATTCGGTTGATTCGGGTTTTGCCCAGAAAGTCGTAGTTGGGTATGCTTTGACGGCGAAAAAGAAAGAGAGTTTCTTGCAACCTAAATTTGAAGTTATTGCTAG GAAAAAGGGGATTTTACTTGTTCCAATTGATCAAAACCAGCCGCTCTCGGATCAGGGTCCTTTTGATGTTGTTTTGCACAAG CTGTTAGGAAGCGAATGGAGCCAGATTCTTGAG GATTACAGGCTGAAGCATCCTGAAGTGACAGTCCTCGATCCTCCTTATGCAATACAATGTGTACACAACCGACAGTCAATGCTTGAAGAGGTTGCTGCTTTAAACTTGGCTGATTCTTGTG GCAGAGTATGCGTGCCAAAACAGCTGGTTGTTGAAAAAGACTCCTCGTCAATTCCGAGTAAAGTTGCTAAAGCTGGATTAAAACTGCCCTTGG GCGGTGTCATGTTCAAGGTCTATGTTGTCGGTGACGCTATAAAAGTTACCCGTCGTTTCTCTCTACCTGATGTCTGCAAACGTGAACTATCGAAGAATGTTGGGGTTTTTCAGTTTCCAAGAGTTTCTTGTGCTGCAGCGAATGCTGATGAGGCAGATCTAGAGCCCGGTGTTGCTG AGCTTCCTCCGAGACCATTACTAGAGAGGCTGGTTGGGGAGCTTCGCCTGAGAATG GGCCTTCAGCTGTTTAACATTGACATGATCCGTGAGCATGGAACTCAAGATATGTTTTATGTGATCGACATCAACTACTTCCCGG GTTACGGAAAGGTGCCAGATTATGAACACATATTTACTGATTTTCTGGTGGGGCTTGCGGACCGGAAAGCTAGAAAGCAACTGTGTACATAA
- the LOC141648165 gene encoding F-box/kelch-repeat protein At1g22040, giving the protein MGGVFSLNNNSSCTSNHNEGFSGDPCKRQRVTSYFDSTTRLIPYLPDEISLQILARVPRIHYLRLKQVSRCWKEAVTNPEIYNLRREFNLTEEWLFMLSRCEGVLLWHALDPVSQIWLKLPPMPYRLQDESRKPVALHKIWDSWGSMMKIPDAIKFWLGGSDPRWKNEFCGCSMAVMNGYLYVIGGLSRFSTLRCVWCYDPILNIWTEGTPMLTGRAYSKTGVINNKLYAVGGVSKFRNGIAPLQSAEVFDPETGQWSEIPNMPFSKAQVMPTAFLADFLKPMATGLTTYKGKLYVPQSLYCWPFFVDAGGEIYDPETNSWTEMPVGMGEGWPAKQAGTKLSAVVDDELYAIELSGSWESAKIKVYDHRVDSWKLVHGEVPVNYDQTNGESPYLLTGLSGKLHVIIKDANCNFVVLQGTANSDGNPVESSQSGLFWKVITHRQADSAELISCQVLGI; this is encoded by the coding sequence ATGGGTGGTGTATTTAGCTTGAACAATAACAGTAGTTGTACTAGCAACCATAATGAGGGTTTCTCGGGTGACCCTTGTAAACGGCAAAGGGTAACAAGCTACTTTGATTCAACCACAAGATTAATTCCGTATCTTCCAGATGAGATATCTCTTCAGATTCTTGCCAGAGTACCTAGAATTCACTATTTACGACTCAAGCAGGTTTCTCGGTGTTGGAAAGAGGCTGTCACTAATCCAGAGATATATAATTTGAGAAGAGAATTTAATTTGACAGAGGAGTGGCTCTTCATGCTATCTCGTTGTGAAGGAGTCTTATTATGGCATGCCTTGGATCCTGTCTCTCAGATATGGTTGAAGCTTCCACCGATGCCTTATCGCCTCCAAGATGAATCTCGGAAACCTGTAGCCCTTCATAAAATATGGGATTCGTGGGGATCAATGATGAAAATACCAGATGCTATAAAATTTTGGCTTGGTGGAAGTGATCCACGTTGGAAAAACGAGTTTTGTGGTTGTTCTATGGCGGTCATGAATGGTTACCTTTACGTAATCGGAGGACTATCAAGGTTCTCAACCCTCAGGTGTGTTTGGTGTTATGATCCTATTTTAAACATCTGGACTGAAGGTACCCCCATGTTAACCGGTAGAGCATATAGCAAAACTGGAGTGATAAACAATAAACTCTACGCCGTTGGTGGGGTCAGCAAATTTCGCAACGGAATAGCGCCCTTACAGTCAGCCGAAGTGTTTGACCCGGAGACGGGTCAATGGTCTGAAATTCCTAACATGCCCTTTTCAAAAGCTCAGGTCATGCCTACTGCTTTTCTAGCAGATTTTCTCAAGCCTATGGCCACAGGATTGACAACATACAAAGGTAAATTATATGTACCTCAAAGCCTATATTGCTGGCCTTTCTTTGTTGACGCCGGTGGTGAGATATATGACCCTGAGACGAACTCATGGACTGAAATGCCTGTTGGTATGGGTGAAGGCTGGCCTGCTAAGCAGGCAGGAACAAAACTAAGTGCTGTAGTCGACGATGAATTATATGCGATAGAACTGTCAGGTTCTTGGGAGAGTGCAAAGATTAAAGTATATGATCATCGAGTTGATTCTTGGAAACTCGTACACGGAGAAGTCCCGGTGAATTATGACCAGACGAATGGTGAATCACCATATCTTCTTACTGGTTTATCTGGAAAGCTTCATGTGATCATTAAAGATGCAAACTGTAATTTTGTAGTTTTGCAAGGGACTGCAAATTCCGATGGAAATCCTGTTGAATCTTCCCAATCGGGCTTGTTTTGGAAAGTCATCACACATAGACAAGCTGATTCTGCCGAGTTGATTAGTTGCCAAGTCCTTGGCATCTGA